Proteins encoded within one genomic window of Besnoitia besnoiti strain Bb-Ger1 chromosome II, whole genome shotgun sequence:
- a CDS encoding hypothetical protein (encoded by transcript BESB_035490), producing the protein MMVSCRSGAAGIESTRPRSTRLRVVGHRLSRPPAANIVDFNSVTEQLARRVARNPFVPWKVLKRSGAAYQAAPAAPAAAVSDSAASLHSIKANRIPARRLKKQRPRQRGASVGSFHKPDLASPGAAAVSPLFHAAACATRGRLRSSQHLPACRRGMSFSSCEEPGRAEEGVAVPNRQSETGAPPHPPVPPWWPPSGRGSEGNSWGSIPVSYCYPLSRPEAEDPLPLPLMHECRFSFENVSLPLCFPSRSTAISEGGDTQASDGSEVSLGDTAGMAIAGLGYDLDGDVARGTAWAPSRSECKSLAAGKKAAPFVIRLRTVKHQHAWRETLCSGPPCWDAADEPQLRRQSSSSSAVDDSTCPTEDGGSTAELPEKTMSPPSSASIAPSERKEKLEDDEYLRTVDTQSLDSSLADKAASGGLLVSDERALQLADEPAVASPLNVESLRAEARSCAV; encoded by the exons ATGATGGTTAGCTGccggagcggcgccgctggtATCGAGTCCACACGG CCCCGCTCGACCCGCCTTCGCGTGGTTGGCCATCGTCTCAGCCGTCCACCAGCAGCCAATATAGTGGACTTCAATAGTGTGACGGAGCAGTTGGCAAGACGAGTGGCGAGGAACCCGTTTGTTCCATGGAAGGTTTTGAAGCGCAGCGGGGCTGCGTACCAAGCT GCCCCAGCAGCtcctgccgctgctgtctccgactcggcggcgtctctgcattCTATCAAGGCCAACAGAATCCCGGCTCGCCGACTGAAAAagcagcgaccgcggcaA CGAGGAGCTAGCGTTGGATCCTTTCACAAGCCTGATCTGGCATCGCCAGGGGCCGCAGCAGTTTCGCCGCTCTTCCatgcggctgcatgcgctacTCGtggtcgcctccgcagcagccaACATCTCCCAgcctgcagacgaggcaTGAGTTTTTCCAGCTGCGAGGAGCCCGGCCGtgcggaagaaggcgtcGCTGTGCCGAACAGGCAGAGCGAaaccggcgcgcctccgcatccGCCCGTACCGCCATGGTGGCCACCGAGTGGTCGCGGGTCTGAAGGCAACTCGTGGGGTTCGATTCCTGTTTCTTATTGTTATCCACTGTCTCGCCCGGAGGCGGAAGATCCGCTGCCCTTGCCGCTCATGCACGAGTGTCGTTTTAGTTTTGAGAATGTATCGCTCCCCCTGTGCTTTCCGAGTCGGAGCACCGCCATCTCGGAAGGCGGCGATACACAAGCCTCGGACGGCTCGGAGGTGTCGTTGGGGGATACCGCTGGCATGGCGATAGCGGGTCTGGGATATGACCTGGACGGTGATGTCGCACGGGGTACGGCGTGGGCGCCAAGTCGCTCGGAGTGCAAATCTCTGGCGGCTGGGAAGAAGGCTGCGCCCTTTGTGATTAGACTTCGGACTGTGAAGCACCAGCACGCATGGCGCGAGACCCTTTGCAGCGGCCCACCTTGCTGGGACGCTGCGGATGAACCCCAGTTACGGCGGcagtcgtcttcttcctcagctgTCGACGACAGCACGTGCCCGACAGAGGACGGAGGCAGCACAGCGGAGCTCCCGGAGAAGACGATGTCTCCGCCTTCTAGCGCCAGTATCGCGCCCAgtgagaggaaagaaaagcTTGAGGACGACGAGTACCTGCGAACCGTGGATACGCAGTCTCTTGACTCGTCCCTCGCCGATAAGGCAGCAAGCGGCGGGCTGCTTGTGAGCGACGAGCGAGCGCTCCAACTCGCTGATGAACCGGCGGTGGCAAGTCCGCTGAACGTAGAATCTTTGCGTGCGGAAGCGCGATCGTGCGCCGTCTAA
- a CDS encoding DnaJ domain-containing protein (encoded by transcript BESB_035500) yields MADSLSWGERLSTGRRSDGVRHTRKLLAAKATRPDECCATCRSDAARPLPDSADLAASSSRRLPAGACSVMTPTGGVLRRALSRRPLSQLSPVRLSVGSPASCRSRAPAFTPVSPPGGCQHPETSSLSSAFSGSYKYVLLAAPLAALFTRRRVSLQSARAHVPRLLACAPFSAQTGLLRKAGAEAASALSPLAPCTLSLAAAAPSLPNSLGAAAFDRPSPFLRASSSESSSALCFVEGRWLRTGAPEWSSGGSLDCSSSGPALWNSSSHTRAVPPAQSPSHSVTRGPAFDKAPLSPSTSSSSFHALRRYRSSVVRLLSPAWPSRLARSPCGSGASGFPSASPPLFLAAARRFFAAGRASSEKEKDFYEVLGVKADASTDDIKKAYRKLALKWHPDRNPDNRQQAETQFRLVSEAYQTLSNPEKRQSYDTMRKDGGSGFQEGFPGGMGSGPQAPFGSPFGQSGPFRTHHVSQEEAERLFRQVFGGINVHDVFAQMLNEQARAGRGGARRNPFFMDDREIEELLRRSAGMGRSAAGGPGQRSGPFGWDSGRPTAGTAGGAVTTSRAVNIIQRGEKLVEQTVITRRFPNGRIEQEVSERVLDPHQGTGNAFHPFGNPFFFGPLSSASHTPLHRLIDELLGSAPRGSGAPREAPLGASEGRKPRGGDDGSRRRPPVYPPPSSPVVKGFWEQLKVTARTFGRVLLYNVKLWLLDRLLAVAMRIIMRILHKR; encoded by the exons ATGGCGGACTCTCTCTCTTGGGGCGAGCGCTTGTCTAcaggacggcgaagcgacggcgTCCGGCACACGCGAAAGCTGCTCGCTGCAAAGGCTACGCGACCGGATGAGTGCTGCGCTACTTGCCGTTCGGACGCGGCCCGCCCCCTACCAGATTCGGCTGACCTGGCGGCTTCGAGCTCTCGTAGGCTGCCTGCGGGAGCTTGCAGTGTCATGACACCGACTGGTGGTGTTCTTCGGCGAGCGCTTTCGCGTCGGCCGCTCTCTCAGTTGTCGCCCGTGCGTCTTAGCGTGGGCTCGCCCGCTTCCTGTcgttctcgcgcgcctgcattcacgcctgtctctccgccCGGCGGCTGTCAACACCCTGAGACCTCCTCCTTGAGttctgcgttttctggcTCGTACAAGTATgtgcttctcgccgcgcctcttgcGGCGCTCTtcactcgccgccgcgtgtcCCTCCAGTCCGCCAGAGCTCACGTTCCGCGTCTCCTGGCGTGCGCCCCGTTCAGTGCGCAGACCGGTCTTCTTCGGAAGGCtggcgcagaagcggcgtCCGCGTTGTCGCCTCTTGCCCCCTGCACGCTGagtctcgccgcggccgcgcccagcCTTCCCAActcgctgggcgcggcggccttcgacAGACCCTCACCGTTTCTACGAGCTTCCTCTTCCGAGTCAAGCTCTGCCTTGTGCTTCGTGGAGGGGCGCTGGCTGCGGACAGGAGCTCCGGAGTGGAGTTCCGGTGGGTCGCTGGACTGTTCGAGTTCCGGGCCAGCACTATGGAACTCGTCCTCGCACACCCGTGCGGTGCCTCCCGCCCAGTCTCCCTCACACTCCGTTACACGTGGCCCCGCGTTCGATAAGGCGCCACTCTCCCCTTCgacgtcttcctcctccttccaCGCCCTTCGTCGGTATCGCTCCTCTGTGGtgcgccttctttctcctgcGTGGCCTTCGCGCCTTGCGCGCTCTCCGTGTGGATCGGGAGCCTCCGGTTTTCCATCCGCTTCGCCAcctctcttcctcgccgcagcccggcgcttcttcgccgccggccgcgcctccagcgagaaagagaaggactTCTACGAGGTCCTCGGCGTGAAGGCAGATGCGTCCACAGACGACATCAAGAAGGCGTACCGGAAGCTCGCACTCAAGTGGCATCCAGACCG GAACCCCGACAACCGCCAGCAGGCGGAAACACAGTTTCGCCTCGTCAGTGAGGCTTACCAAACGCTTTCCAACCCGGAGAAGCGCCAGAGCTACGACACGATGCGGAAAGATGGAGGCTCAGGCTTCCAGGAGGGCTTCCCAGGTGGCATGGGCTcagggccgcaggcgccaTTCGGGTCGCCTTTCG GTCAAAGCGGGCCGTTTCGAACGCATCACGTCTCACAGGAAGAGGCCGAGCGGCTCTTTCGCCAGGTTTTCGGCGGGATCAACGTCCACGACGTGTTTGCGCAGATGCTGAACGAGCAAGCACGCGCTGGCCggggaggcgcccgccgaaaCCCTTTCTTCATGGATGACAGGGAAATCGAGGAGCTGCTTCGGCGATCAG CAGGCATGGGCAGGtcagccgccggcgggccAGGGCAGCGCAGCGGACCGTTTGGCTGGGATTCAGGCAGACCTACGGCCG GcactgctggcggcgccgtcaCGACCTCGCGGGCGGTCAACATCATTCAGCGAGGCGAAAAACTTGTGGAGCAGACGGTTATCACTCGGCGGTTTCCCAACGGGCGCATCGAGCAAGAGGTCTCGGAGCGCGTACTGGACCCTCATCAAGGAACTGGAA ACGCTTTTCATCCCTTCGGCAACCCGTTTTTCTTcgggcctctctcttcggcgtccCACACCCCGCTGCATCGCCTGATTGACGAGTTACTCGGCTCGGCTCCgcggggcagcggcgcgccgagggaggctccgctcggcgcgagcgagggccGAAaaccgcgaggcggcgacgacggctcAAGGCGCCGACCTCCGGTCTAcccgcctccctcgtcgccagTTGTGAAGGGCTTCTGGGAGCAACTCAAAGTCACCGCACGGACCTTCGGGCGGGTGCTGCTCTACAACGTGAAGCTCTGGCTCCTCGACCGGCTTCTCGCAGTTGCCATGAGAATCATCATGCGCATTCTGCATAAGCGGTAA
- a CDS encoding general transcription factor IIH polypeptide 4 GTF2H4 (encoded by transcript BESB_035510), whose product MSSSLEAAPDGASASSAGLRALAESASSMPPVSRQLSRGSRGGGVVLSGGHERGSAAVHRGHASYVESIGLYDYIFSLPASIPHYLFSFTPGCVACFAALCELDRLIILRLLFLQQHVSERAMRLWVGPGSAGDLRRSLQRLVSPCRMLSTSVQDSSSAAAQAGKTPPPQGEGKARTSPAPASASPGAAGGTAAASTPSPASCSAASASPASAASAAAGLGGRPGQAQAHLMTQYALVAPLKHTLLQYVLGGPSRAAAPFLHMPAEGTFRFPTKTELIHHSRKQWDALLRFIVEGERGSFACAEERGVGAGEPDVGGLAAAGAAPEGEGSAEPREREGAGGKKKRKGDKGGGGGGGPCEDLIKVLNRRRLLCRRTKSRRSLLTLPVSPAQPVASMSSLASAPPGASPLHATLSASAASPTAPTSAAAMSREAFSWILKDLKSQVNSLVVEFLFLLDGGVLTNAAHDAGGRGSGAAHHQASLAGAGAGGEGGGELAKSNGHGAGKRHQGLQGVGSRAAAHTGKGADEGREGASAAQIEAATKDMKDVLLLILTLGQSSVGQPISVRHLSPSQRRFVTFAINIGLIWAPPSWASSYVLAAPYAILLRPDKGGHAFLGAAAVGGGLEPKGPLVRRAPAPPVRLDGLWGQLTSKVKAFIEQAASVQAANLRATARRKVLQFSTSPFSRSFVRTGTNPQDLHATSASLAQSPSPSSLLLRSSASSISSPFSIMGMEAGMLVQSNFKVYVYTASALQLSVLSHLCELQARLPNLIVGVLTRASVLAAYRSGITADQIIRFLEAHAHPVELERKLRTNAPLLPENVTIQLRMWEAERLRLSLYPAVLLKKWDTQFMPELFQRSVRWAVGKNFAIYFTPWPEDPNSEEFREWMQKEKYLAIHADYKPEMVEKIRDVRDSIIKQQAGKT is encoded by the exons ATGTCGAGTTCCTTGGAGGCTGCGCCTGACGGCGcttcggcctcctccgcgggtCTCCGTGCCCTCGCGGAGAGTGCCTCTTCCATGCCGCCCGTTTCACGGCAGCTCTCCCGCGGttcgcgtggaggcggcgtcgTGCTGAGCGGCGGACacgagcgcggcagcgccgctgtGCACCGCGGCCATGCGAGCTACGTCGAAAG CATCGGTTTGTACGACTACATCTTTTCTCTGCCTGCGTCGATTCCGCACTATCTCTTCTCCTTCACGCCGGGATGCGTCGCGTGCTTCGCAGCGCTCTGCGAGCTAGATCGTCTGATTAttctccgtctcctcttcctgcagcagcatGTGAGCGAGCGAGCGATGCGCCTGTGGGTCGGGcccggcagcgcgggcgacctgcggcggtcgctccagcgcctggTGTCTCCGTGTCGCATGCTGTCGACTTCGGTGCAAGATTcgtcctcggccgccgcgcaggcaggcaAGACACCCCCACCGCAGGGCGaggggaaggcgaggacgtcgcctgcgcccgcgtccgctTCGCCGGGGGCTGCGGGGGGGACTGCGGCAGCGTCGAccccctcgcccgcctcctgctctgccgcctcggcctcgcccgcgtccgccgcgtccgcggcggcgggcttgGGAGGCCGTCCGGGGCAGGCTCAGGCACACCTGATGACGCAGTACGCGCTTGTCGCGCCTCTGAAGCACACGCTGCTGCAGTACGTGCTGGGCGGACCCTCccgagcggccgcgccgttCCTGCACATGCCGGCCGAAGGGACGTTTCGCTTCCCCACGAAGACAGAGCTGATCCACCACAGCAGAAAACAGTGggatgcgctgctgcggttCATCGTtgagggcgagagaggaagcttcgcctgcgccgaggagcgaggcgtcggcgcgggaGAGCCTGACGTCGGgggcctggcggcggccggcgcggctccAGAGGGCGAGGGATCTGCGGagccgagggagagagagggcgccggcggaaaaAAGAAACGAAAAGGCGACAAGGGcggtggcggaggcggggggccGTGTGAAGATCTTATCAAG GTTCTGAACCGTCGGCGGTTGCTATGCCGTCGCACCAAGTCGCGGCGTTCTTTGTTGACTCTGCCGgtttcgccggcgcagcctgTCGCGTCCATGTCTTCTCTGGCGTCGGCTCCccctggcgcctcgcccctccACGCCACcctgtctgcctccgcggcgtcgccgacggcgcctacctctgcagcggcgatgtcgcgcgaggccttctcGTGGATTTTGAAGGACCTCAAGTCGCAGGTGAACTCGCTTGTCGTCGAATTCCTGTTTCTCCTGGACGGCGGCGTCCTGACGAACGCCGCACacgacgcgggcggccgcggctcgggcgcggcgcatcaccaggcgtcgctcgcgggggccggcgccggcggcgagggcggtgGCGAGCTCGCGAAGAGCAACGGGCATGGCGCAGGCAAGAGGCACCAGGGCCTGCAAGGAGTCGGCTCAAGGGCCGCGGCGCATACCGGAAAGGGAGCAGATGAGGGCAGAGAGGGAGCCTCAGCTGCGCAAATCGAGGCCGCGACCAAGGAC ATGAAGGATGTTCTCCTGCTGATTCTGACCTTGGGTCAGTCTTCGGTAGGCCAGCCAATCTCCGTCCGCcatctctcgccttctcagcGACGCTTTGTCACGTTCGCGATCAACATTGGCCTCATCTGGGCACCTCCTTCTTGGGCTTCTTCCTACGTGCTCGCTGCTCCCTACGCCATTCTTCTGCGCCCGGACAAAGGGGGCCACGCCTTCttgggcgctgccgcggtcgGAGGGGGGCTGGAGCCCAAGGGGCCGCTGGTGCGCCGGGCCCCAGCGCCCCCGGTGCGTCTAGACGGGCTTTGGGGACAGCTAACCAGCAAAGTGAAGGCATTCATCGAGCAGGCAGCCTCAGTGCAGGCGGCAAACCTCAGAgcaacggcgaggcggaaagTCTTGCAGTTCTCGACATCACCTTTTTCCCGCTCGTTCGTGAGGACCGGGACGAATCCACAGGATCTGCACG CTACTTCTGCCTCTTTGGCCCaatcgccgtcgccctcgtctcttTTGCTTCGTTCCTCGGCTTCGTCTATTTCGTCTCCCTTCTCGATCATGGGCATGGAAGCAGGGATGCTTGTGCAAAGCAACTTCAAGGTGTATGTCTACACGGCGTCGGCCTTGCAGTTGTCGGTGCTTTCGCATTTGTGCGAGCTCCAAGCCCGTCTGCCCAACCTCATCGTGGGCGTTTTGACCCGCGCGTCGGTCCTGGCTGCGTATAGGAGCGGCATTACGGCAGATCAGATTATTCGCTTTCTCGAGGCACACGCTCATCCCGTGGAATTGGAAAGGAAGCTGAGGACGAatgcgcctcttctgcctgAAAACGTGACGATTCAGCTGCGCATGTGGGAAGCtgagcgcctgcgtctgtcaCTGTATCCAGCAGTCCTTCTGAAGAAGTGGGACACTCAGTTCATGCCTGAGCTCTTCCAGAGGAGTGTCCGCTGGGCAGTCGGTAAAAATTTTGCCATATATTTCACGCCGTGGCCAGAAGACCCCAACAGCGAGGAATTCCGGGAGTGGATGCAGAAAGAAAAGTACTTGGCCATACATGCCGACTACAAGCCGGAAATGGTCGAGAAAATACGTGACGTCAGAGACTCAATCATCAAGCAACAGGCCGGCAAGACATGA
- a CDS encoding hypothetical protein (encoded by transcript BESB_035520) translates to MLRAASFVHRASRRHTHSLLGSLFGATVVLCLVALTVNFGVRKNGHRGILASFALASSPEHGQAQTSAAPGGELDGHHGISDPPQSPGDGKQPQENTGEVNTESKDTFSPTSEAQVPSPRTRTQPEGESTAPAGREERRDTKAGVRAGNVQSTLTGTNSVSSLSASPPSSSVSPFLTDGVPEVSAAPANSFTGASAFPANGVIAASPSATKATRPASFDHDNRWNVKFIIDQLLTPEQQEQLPPQHLESLATYLSSLRSEEVEQLLSYNAALKANQTQGAMTAASATELSSQERGKPAPSPSGEVQPARTVEQATDDAPVRTADSPGSESNPSVLPGPSMPSAPYAASFSSSWVDMNSPPGRTRLTPSADGSVAAPASTSAFGALPLAAAASPSAPLYPTETVLREGSEMPSFATPAFSGLPLPFLSDAQTAQLPALLQPLELQPLVPLQLGLPLPPLGPSAAHYRGNGFTPHSAGVSGPQPPPATRSSSILSPLTGVVDGVLRAATTGVVAPAMINAGVLLNNANQITARVQEGSEQASQFVEGFTAYRHSNPDDPIAKLVNVLEEAATTLSSKNAGMDHSVVEGQMTRSGSGDKAGSSPRNSAVALLETGGDGEGLGTAGSQHGSADRMHGMEYKLTSKADPFDFSEFASAAGVNEAKQRQEKEAQRLRNAKKTQGPEDVISTVIGTGFDVAVDVLSRHQQHQERQRQQMSGGSGFLASPYAQNLSQTRQTVYDGAAHQYGYHNGHSRAEAPYGYHTERQQTNHPTEPHQYGHDAGPQPYSLSSVSPSAWQHPTAGRAADAFADYGHTGFLQPHAHSISSSGTSAYPLMAAAVPQNAGGGGSAWGGWSA, encoded by the exons ATGCTTAGGGCAGCGTCATTCGTGCATCGAGCATCTAGGAGACATACACATTCGCTTCTCGGCAGCCTCTTCGGGGCTACTGTGGTCCTGTGTCTCGTTGCTTTGACAGTCAATTTCGGTGTGCGCAAAAATGGGCATCGGGGCATTCTCGCCTCTTTCGCGCTTGCATCTTCTCCTGAGCACGGCCAGGCACAGACCAGCGCTGCACCAGGGGGGGAACTAGATGGTCACCATGGAATTAGTGACCCGCCGCAAAGCCCGGGTGACGGGAAGCAACCACAGGAGAACACGGGAGAAGTGAATACGGAATCAAAAGACACGTTCTCCCCAACATCGGAAGCACAGGTTCCCAGCCCAAGGACGAGAACGCAGCCCGAGGGAGAAAGCACTGCGCCAGCAGggcgcgaagagaggcgggACACAAAAGCCGGCGTACGCGCGGGCAACGTGCAGTCGACACTGACAGGAACCAACTCCGTGAGCAGCCTTTCTGCCTCCCCCCCATCCAGTTCAGTTTCGCCTTTCCTGACCGACGGGGTACCCGAAGTCTCGGCCGCGCCAGCAAACTCCTTCACGGGTGCATCGGCCTTTCCAGCGAATGGCGTCATTGCAGCATCGCCCTCCGCCACGAAAGCTACCCGACCCGCGTCTTTCGACCACGACAATAGGTGGAATGTGAAGTTCATCATCGATCAGCTGCTCACACCGGAACAGCAGGAGCAATTGCCACCACAGCACTTGGAGTCGCTCGCGACTTACCTTTCCAGTCTCCGCTCTGAAGAAGTCGAACAACTGCTATCTTACAACGCCGCACTGAAAGCAAACCAGA CGCAAGGCGCTATGACAGCAGCTTCTGCGACAGAGCTTTCCAGCCAAGAAAGAGGAAAACCCGCACCATCGCCGTCAGGCGAAGTCCAGCCAGCACGTACTGTTGAACAAGCGACCGACGACGCTCCTGTGCGGACTGCCGACTCACCCGGGAGCGAGTCAAACCCGTCCGTTCTGCCAGGTCCCTCAATGCCATCAGCGCCATACGCAGCCTCTTTTAGCTCCTCTTGGGTCGATATGAACAGCCCTCCAGGCCGCACGCGGCTTACGCCATCGGCAGATGGGAGtgtcgctgcgccagcgTCAACCTCTGCGTTCGGTGCTCTTCCATTagcggccgcagcttccCCTTCCGCACCTCTGTATCCGACAGAGACGGTCCTGCGAGAAGGGAGCGAAATGCCCTCCTTTGCAACGCCTGCGTTTTCCGGCCTTCCCCTACCCTTCCTTTCGGATGCACAGACCGCTCAGCTACCCGCGCTTCTCCAGCCGCTtgagctgcagccgctcgtGCCCCTGCAGTTGGGACTTCCACTACCGCCGCTCGGTCCTTCGGCTGCGCACTACAGAGGTAATGGATTCACGCCTCATTCAGCCGGCGTCTCAGgaccgcagccgcctcccgcCACGCGGAGCTCGTCTATCCTCAGCCCACTAACTGGAGTTGTAGACGGCGTCCTTCGCGCAGCGACCACCGGCGTGGTTGCCCCCGCTATGATCAACGCAGGCGTGCTTCTCAATAACGCCAATCAGATAACCGCTCGCGTGCAAGAGGGCAGTGAGCAAGCTTCACAGTTTGTGGAGGGATTCACTGCGTACAGGCATTCGAATCCTGATGACCCCATAGCAAAGCTGGTGAACGTTCTcgaggaagcagcgactACACTGAGCAGCAAGAACGCAGGGATGGATCATTCGGTTGTCGAGGGGCAGATGACACGGAGCGGAAGTGGCGACAAAGCAGGCAGCTCCCCGCGCAATAGTGCGGTGGCTCTCCTCGAAACTGGGGGGGACGGAGAGGGACTAGGAACAGCCGGAAGTCAGCACGGCAGCGCAGACCGGATGCACGGAATGGAGTACAAGCTGACGAGCAAGGCGGATCCTTTCGACTTCAGCGAGTTTGCATCTGCTGCCGGGGTCAACGAAGCAAAGCAGAGGCAAGAGAAGGAGGCACAGCGACTCCGAAACGCAAAGAAAACTCAGGGGCCTGAAGATGTAATCTCAACAGTCATTGGAACAGGGTTTGACGTAGCTGTTGACGTGCTGTCCAGACACCAGCAACATCAGGAACGTCAGCGACAACAGATGTCTGGAGGAAGTGGATTCTTGGCATCTCCTTACGCTCAAAACCTGAGCCAGACCCGTCAGACTGTGTACGATGGAGCGGCGCATCAGTACGGGTACCATAACGGACACAGCAGAGCGGAAGCTCCGTATGGATAtcacacagagagacagcagactAACCACCCTACGGAGCCGCATCAATACGGGCATGACGCAGGGCCCCAGCCCTACAGCCTCTCCTCGGTTTCTCCCTCTGCTTGGCAGCACCCgactgcaggccgcgccgcagacgctttTGCGGACTATGGACACACAGGCTTTCTTCAGCCGCACGCGCATTCTATTTCGTCTTCTGGAACTTCTGCGTATCCGCTTATGGCTGCCGCCGTGCCGCAGAatgcaggcggaggaggaagcgcctgGGGCGGCTGGAGCGCCTAA
- a CDS encoding ankyrin repeat-containing protein (encoded by transcript BESB_035530) — MADPSSSSPSFSSSSFPEGSPQEQTDADSWMPADGQWAAFGERFRDGGQPKKKQSGSDRRRAERRAEHRAAKLLAEAKENREEDSLIPSEGEGGDAAEKRKDGKERSGREGQKAKTDEVDREEQEMLKLSREGDLAGLKRMLGVDSQTPHQGFKCASDKVFLLNCKDSLQRTPLHLAAFEGHAPAVRLLLRCGASAKTTAQDGLTPLHFAAQKGHTEILEILLRGGANVNALVNRGRRSALHFACKRGHLKAALVLVQYGGDLELKNAQGDTPLAGLSEEIQDLLRQGAATAVRRGTVSSNQKKRKAREREEAEKEGHSEEGMKDEVAPQGEAERSASCEKNRTSEARVIGPMSKQQGEGQRSDGDSASSSPARSRADGGDETAVRKRSREGYDERESKRERTSAGAEAPKRARAPIICAAQDDGDEG, encoded by the exons ATGGCAGatccgtcttcttcgtcaccatcgttttcctcttcgtcttttcCAGAGGGGTCGCCTCAGGAACAGACAGACGCGGACAGCTGGATGCCTGCAGACGGCCAATGGGCGGCGTTCGGGGAACGGTTCAGAGACGGAGGTCAACcaaagaagaagcagagcggctccgaccggcggcgcgcagagaggcgcgcggaacaCAGGGCTGCCAAGCTTCTTGCAGAAGCAAAGGAAAACCGAGAAGAGGATTCGTTGATCCCTTCAGAGGGGGAGggtggagacgccgcggaaaaaCGAAAAGATGGCAAGGAGAGGTCAGGACGAGAAGGCCAGAAAGCCAAGACCGATGAAGTAGACAGAGAGGAGCAGGAAATGCTGAAGCtgagccgcgagggcgacctcGCGGGCCTCAAGCGAATGCTCGGCGTGGATAGTCAGACACCCCACCAAGGCTTCAAATGCGCCTCAGACAAAGTCTTTCTCCTCAACTGCAAAGACAGCCTTCAACG GACCCCACTCCATCTCGCCGCTTTCGAAG GCCACGCGCCAGCGGTGAGACTCCTTCTGCgatgcggcgcgagcgcgaagacgaccGCCCAAGACGGATTGACGCCTCTCCACTTCGCCGCACAAAAAGGCCACACCGAAATTCTCGAGATC ctgctgcgtggcGGAGCAAACGTGAATGCTCTAGTGAATCGGGGGCGCCGATCGGCGCTTCACTTTGCCTGCAAACGTGGGCATCTGAAAGCCGCGCTCGTCCTCGTTCAATACG GGGGGGATTTAGAGCTGAAGAACGCGCAGGGCGACACGCCGCTGGCTGGCTTGAGTGAGGAGATCCAGGACCTGCTGCGCCAAGGTGCAGCGACGGCAGTTAGGCGGGGAACGGTATCGAGCAACCAGAAGAAACGaaaggcgcgagagcgcgaggaggcggaaaaaGAAGGCCACAGTGAGGAAGGGATGAAGGACGAGGTCGCCCCTCAGGGAGAAGCTGAGCGGTCCGCGAGTTGTGAGAAAAACCGGACGAGCGAGGCAAGAGTGATTGGACCGATGTCAAAGCAGCAGGGGGAAGGGCAAaggagcgacggagacagcgcgagtTCTTCCCCGGCACGCTCCCGTGCAGACGGGGGCGATGAGACCGCCGTGAGAAAGCGGAGCAGGGAAGGATatgacgagagagagagcaaaaGGGAGAGGACGTCTGCAGGAGCGGAAGCTCCAAAGCGCGCACGAGCGCCAATCATCTGTGCAGCCCAAGATGACGGAGATGAAGGTTGA